In Methylococcus geothermalis, one genomic interval encodes:
- the hemC gene encoding hydroxymethylbilane synthase yields MTNHLLRIATRKSPLALWQAEYVASRLQAAHPGLRVELVGMTTRGDKLLDAPLAKVGGKGLFVKELEQGMLEGVADIAVHSMKDVPVEFPEGLHLAAILERDDPRDALVSTRYRNFAELPADARIGTSSLRRQCQLKSRLPACTLYDLRGNVNTRLAKLDAGEFDAIVLAAAGLKRLGLHGRIAETLAPEHSLPAIGQGAIGVECRSEDTRTNALLEPLHHQPTAWCVLAERAMNRRLNGGCQVPIAGFAQREGDTLRLRGLVGNPDGSGIIEAEATGHVSAAEALGEQVAEELLGYGADEILRRVYAAPQRQ; encoded by the coding sequence GTGACCAATCACCTCCTACGCATAGCGACCCGCAAGAGCCCGCTGGCTCTGTGGCAGGCGGAATACGTCGCATCCCGCCTTCAGGCCGCCCACCCCGGCCTTCGGGTCGAACTGGTCGGGATGACCACCCGGGGCGACAAACTGCTCGACGCCCCCCTCGCCAAGGTCGGCGGCAAGGGTCTGTTCGTGAAGGAACTCGAGCAAGGCATGCTGGAGGGCGTAGCAGACATAGCCGTCCATTCCATGAAGGATGTGCCGGTCGAATTCCCCGAAGGGCTCCATCTCGCTGCCATACTGGAACGCGATGACCCGCGCGACGCCTTGGTCTCCACCCGCTACCGGAACTTCGCGGAACTCCCGGCCGACGCCCGCATCGGCACCTCCAGCCTGCGGCGACAGTGCCAGCTCAAATCGCGCCTTCCCGCCTGCACGCTGTACGATCTGCGCGGCAACGTCAACACCCGGCTCGCCAAACTGGACGCCGGGGAATTCGACGCGATCGTGCTGGCCGCCGCCGGACTGAAGCGGCTGGGGCTTCATGGCCGCATCGCAGAAACGCTGGCGCCGGAACACAGCCTTCCCGCCATTGGACAAGGCGCGATCGGGGTGGAGTGCCGGAGCGAAGATACCCGAACCAACGCCCTACTGGAGCCTCTGCACCACCAGCCGACCGCCTGGTGCGTCCTGGCCGAGCGGGCCATGAACCGGCGCCTCAACGGCGGCTGCCAAGTGCCGATCGCCGGCTTTGCCCAGCGGGAAGGCGACACCCTGCGCCTGAGAGGACTGGTCGGCAATCCGGACGGCTCGGGCATCATCGAGGCCGAAGCCACCGGACACGTGTCCGCCGCCGAAGCGCTGGGAGAGCAGGTGGCCGAGGAACTGCTCGGGTACGGCGCGGATGAAATACTCCGCCGCGTTTACGCGGCACCTCAACGGCAATGA
- the hemDX gene encoding fused uroporphyrinogen-III synthase HemD/membrane protein HemX: MSGLRVLVTRPKDQAEPLCELVEAAGGRPVRFPLLDVRPSARAAEGAALLQGVSEWDWWIFISANAVNQARALGVLRSDGDTPRIAAIGKATADALAEAGITVDLIPEPQSNSEGLLAMPAMQDVAGRRILIVRGEGGREELKERLVERGALVQYAELYRRVPVSTDTETLVDGLRTSAFDMLTVTSGEALEHLYALVPPEDRERLLGTPLVVISERLKNQAGSLGFRYVSVADTASDPAVLQALTDVAAHLTSSRPAPNDGDKPLAEEEKEMTALPEQPAAGEDPQHHKGKAAAPAAPRKSRVAALLGYSMLAAVLLLATAGYFLLQELRSKQEGLGGELNKGDLHVLELSRQVSSLQTQLATLHSQFATLQAQLGTEDSKLERVLGEQSADFRQKLQDTRTELAQAIQAIQRQLSRTHSDVLIADAEYLLGIANQKLHLSGDVKSVLEAMQAADQRLHDSGDPSVFKVREALAEEINQLEAFQPPDIVGLSAKLLAIEAKTRELPLFLPHPDMSKEPRESPKAETGDAVDSPLEQLKELVTVRRSDRPLHAVLTPQEAAGLREILLLKLEMTRTALLRGDDALFHSNLESANAWLNENFDRDSPAFKDIAGDLKAMAGVKLKASFPDISKSLALLRNIEKLRLETDAVTTPPATAAPTTVPPGTEAPGSKP, encoded by the coding sequence TTGTCCGGTTTACGCGTCCTCGTCACGCGTCCGAAGGATCAGGCCGAACCGCTGTGCGAGCTGGTCGAAGCGGCGGGCGGCAGGCCGGTGCGTTTCCCCCTCCTCGACGTCCGACCCAGCGCCCGTGCGGCGGAAGGAGCGGCCCTCCTGCAAGGGGTTTCGGAATGGGACTGGTGGATTTTCATCAGCGCCAACGCAGTAAACCAAGCCCGAGCACTCGGCGTGCTCCGATCAGATGGTGATACGCCGCGCATCGCCGCCATCGGCAAGGCCACGGCCGATGCATTGGCGGAAGCCGGAATCACCGTGGACCTGATCCCCGAGCCGCAATCGAATTCGGAAGGACTGCTGGCCATGCCCGCCATGCAGGACGTCGCGGGCCGGCGGATACTGATCGTGCGCGGTGAAGGCGGGCGGGAGGAACTCAAGGAGCGACTTGTCGAACGCGGTGCGCTGGTCCAGTATGCCGAGCTGTATCGGCGGGTACCGGTGTCCACGGACACCGAAACGCTGGTCGACGGTTTGCGGACGAGTGCGTTCGATATGCTGACCGTCACCAGCGGCGAGGCACTCGAGCATCTGTATGCCCTGGTTCCACCGGAAGACCGGGAGCGCCTGCTCGGAACGCCGCTGGTCGTCATCAGCGAACGATTGAAAAATCAAGCCGGATCGCTGGGTTTCCGGTACGTGAGCGTGGCCGACACCGCGTCGGACCCGGCCGTGCTGCAAGCCTTGACGGATGTCGCCGCTCATCTGACATCCTCGCGACCCGCGCCAAACGACGGGGACAAACCATTGGCCGAGGAAGAGAAAGAAATGACAGCCCTGCCGGAACAACCGGCAGCCGGGGAAGACCCGCAACACCACAAGGGGAAGGCTGCCGCCCCGGCTGCGCCGCGCAAGTCGCGTGTGGCCGCCCTGTTGGGCTACTCGATGCTGGCCGCGGTTCTGCTACTGGCGACCGCGGGCTATTTCCTGCTCCAGGAGCTGCGCTCCAAGCAGGAAGGGCTGGGCGGCGAACTCAACAAGGGCGACCTGCATGTGCTCGAACTGAGCCGCCAAGTCAGCAGCCTGCAGACCCAGCTCGCCACCCTGCATTCGCAGTTCGCCACGCTGCAGGCGCAGCTCGGCACCGAAGACAGCAAGCTGGAGCGCGTGCTCGGGGAGCAATCCGCCGATTTCCGCCAGAAACTCCAGGACACGCGCACGGAACTGGCACAAGCCATCCAGGCCATCCAGCGCCAGTTGAGCCGGACCCACAGCGACGTCCTGATCGCCGACGCCGAATATCTGCTAGGGATCGCCAATCAGAAGCTGCACCTGAGCGGAGACGTCAAATCGGTGCTCGAAGCCATGCAGGCGGCGGACCAGCGGCTGCACGACAGCGGCGACCCGAGCGTGTTCAAGGTGCGGGAAGCGCTGGCGGAAGAAATCAACCAGCTCGAAGCCTTCCAACCACCCGATATAGTGGGGTTGTCGGCCAAGCTGCTGGCCATCGAAGCCAAGACGCGGGAACTGCCGCTTTTCCTGCCGCATCCGGACATGTCGAAGGAACCCCGTGAAAGCCCCAAGGCGGAAACGGGCGATGCCGTCGACTCCCCCCTCGAACAGCTCAAGGAACTGGTCACCGTGCGCCGCAGCGACCGTCCCTTGCATGCCGTCCTGACGCCGCAGGAAGCCGCCGGCCTCAGGGAGATTCTGCTGCTCAAGCTGGAAATGACCCGCACCGCCCTGTTGCGCGGCGACGATGCGCTGTTCCACAGCAACCTGGAATCCGCAAATGCCTGGCTGAATGAAAACTTCGACCGCGACTCCCCCGCGTTCAAGGACATCGCTGGCGATCTCAAGGCCATGGCCGGCGTCAAGCTCAAGGCTTCCTTCCCCGACATCAGCAAGTCGCTGGCGCTGCTCCGCAACATCGAAAAACTGCGGCTCGAAACCGACGCCGTCACCACCCCGCCGGCAACCGCGGCTCCCACCACCGTCCCTCCTGGAACTGAAGCGCCGGGGAGCAAACCGTGA
- a CDS encoding dodecin, whose translation MPDHVYKVIEIVGSSTESTDDAIRTAIAKAGKTLRHMNWFEVVETRGHIVDGEVAHFQVTLKVGFRIED comes from the coding sequence ATGCCCGATCACGTCTACAAGGTCATCGAAATCGTCGGTTCGTCCACGGAGAGCACCGACGATGCGATCCGCACGGCCATAGCCAAAGCCGGGAAAACCCTGCGCCACATGAACTGGTTCGAAGTCGTCGAAACTCGCGGCCATATCGTGGACGGCGAGGTCGCCCATTTCCAGGTTACGCTGAAAGTGGGTTTTCGGATCGAAGATTAA
- the ubiD gene encoding 4-hydroxy-3-polyprenylbenzoate decarboxylase, with protein sequence MTRSGAKYRDLRDFIGRLEAEGELRRVAAAVDPNLEITEICDRTLKAEGPALLFEHPKGSSIPLLGNLFGTPRRVALGMGETSVGALRDVGRLLASLKEPEPPKGMRDAFDKMPLYRQVLHMAPKEVRNAPCQQEVVRGSEVDLGRYPIQTCWPGDAGPLITWPLVITRGPHKPRQNLGIYRQQVIDRNQTIMRWLAHRGGALDFRDWQEARPGEPFPVAVALGADPATMLGAVTPVPDALSEYGFAGLLRGARTEVARCILSDLQVPASAEIVLEGFLYPGETAPEGPFGDHTGYYNEVESFPVFTIECITQRHSPIYHSTYTGRPPDEPAVLGVALNEVFVPILQKQFPEIVDFYLPPEGCSYRLAVVSMRKQYPGHAKRVMFGVWSFLRQFMYTKFVMVVDDDIDARDWKDVVWAMTTRMDPARDITLIENTPIDYLDFASPVSGLGSKVGFDATNKWPGETSREWGRPIVMEAAVRRRVDEIWDSLGIFAGGRG encoded by the coding sequence ATGACGCGGAGCGGCGCAAAATACCGGGACCTGCGGGATTTCATCGGCCGGCTCGAGGCGGAGGGGGAGCTCCGGCGCGTCGCTGCGGCGGTGGACCCGAATCTCGAGATCACCGAAATCTGCGACCGCACGCTGAAGGCGGAAGGTCCGGCCCTGCTGTTCGAACATCCCAAAGGTTCTTCGATCCCCTTGTTGGGCAATCTATTCGGCACCCCACGCCGGGTGGCGTTGGGGATGGGGGAAACCTCGGTCGGCGCGCTGCGGGATGTGGGCAGGCTGCTTGCCTCGCTGAAGGAGCCCGAGCCTCCCAAAGGCATGCGGGATGCTTTCGATAAGATGCCGCTGTACCGCCAGGTGCTGCATATGGCGCCGAAAGAAGTCCGCAATGCGCCCTGCCAGCAGGAGGTGGTGCGCGGCAGCGAAGTCGACCTCGGCCGCTATCCGATCCAGACCTGCTGGCCGGGCGACGCCGGGCCGCTGATCACCTGGCCGCTGGTCATCACCCGCGGGCCGCACAAGCCGCGGCAGAACCTCGGCATTTACCGCCAGCAGGTCATCGACCGCAACCAGACCATCATGCGCTGGCTGGCCCACCGCGGGGGAGCCCTGGACTTCCGCGACTGGCAGGAAGCCAGGCCCGGCGAGCCTTTCCCGGTGGCCGTGGCCTTGGGGGCCGATCCCGCCACGATGCTGGGGGCGGTCACGCCGGTGCCGGATGCGCTGTCCGAATATGGCTTCGCCGGACTTTTGCGGGGTGCCAGGACGGAAGTCGCCCGCTGCATCCTGAGCGATCTGCAGGTGCCCGCCAGTGCCGAAATCGTGCTGGAGGGGTTCCTGTATCCCGGCGAGACGGCGCCGGAAGGCCCGTTCGGCGATCACACCGGGTATTACAACGAGGTGGAATCGTTCCCGGTCTTCACCATCGAATGCATCACCCAGAGGCATTCGCCGATCTACCACAGCACCTATACCGGAAGGCCTCCGGATGAACCCGCGGTGCTGGGCGTGGCGCTCAACGAAGTGTTCGTGCCTATCCTGCAGAAGCAGTTTCCCGAGATCGTGGATTTTTACCTGCCGCCGGAAGGCTGTTCCTACCGTCTGGCCGTGGTGAGCATGAGAAAGCAGTATCCCGGCCACGCCAAGCGGGTGATGTTCGGCGTGTGGTCGTTTTTGCGCCAGTTCATGTACACCAAGTTTGTGATGGTGGTCGACGACGATATCGATGCCAGGGACTGGAAGGACGTGGTCTGGGCGATGACGACGCGGATGGACCCTGCCCGGGATATCACGCTGATCGAAAACACTCCCATCGACTACCTGGATTTCGCCTCGCCGGTCTCGGGCCTGGGCTCCAAGGTCGGGTTCGACGCCACCAACAAGTGGCCGGGCGAAACCAGTCGGGAATGGGGACGGCCCATCGTCATGGAGGCGGCGGTACGGCGCCGGGTGGACGAAATCTGGGATTCGCTGGGGATTTTCGCTGGCGGCCGAGGCTGA
- a CDS encoding bestrophin family protein produces the protein MISYNPKSWWGLIFKFHKSDTFRRLLPAMLSVALFSAGIAYADQHLLPNQLKGTTALHALLGFVISMLLVFRTNTAYERWWEGRRLWGSLTNASRNLALKLDAYLPDGHPSRRLLAELIGAYADNLKHHLRVSISVEHRPNRIAAQLFAEVARLNSKGELSGDKLLCLNPDLSAFADICGGCERIQKTPIPYSYSLFLKKFIFLYIVSMPFCFVPDFHYWTALITTLVFYVLASLELIAEEIENPFGDDANDLPTDDIAANIRIRVRELLVHGETGHRR, from the coding sequence ATGATCAGTTACAACCCCAAGTCCTGGTGGGGACTGATTTTCAAGTTCCACAAGAGCGACACGTTCCGGCGTCTGCTGCCCGCCATGCTCTCCGTCGCCTTGTTCTCCGCCGGCATCGCCTACGCCGACCAGCACCTCCTTCCGAATCAGCTCAAGGGCACGACGGCGCTGCATGCCCTGCTGGGCTTCGTCATCTCGATGCTCCTGGTATTCCGCACCAACACCGCGTACGAGCGCTGGTGGGAGGGCCGGCGGCTGTGGGGCAGCCTGACCAACGCCTCGCGCAATCTGGCGCTCAAGTTGGATGCGTATTTGCCGGACGGCCACCCCTCCCGGCGACTGCTGGCTGAACTCATCGGTGCCTATGCGGACAACCTGAAACATCATCTTCGGGTTTCCATCTCGGTGGAACACCGCCCCAACCGGATCGCGGCGCAGCTGTTCGCGGAGGTGGCGCGGCTGAACAGCAAGGGCGAATTGTCCGGCGACAAGCTGCTGTGCCTGAATCCCGACTTGAGCGCATTCGCCGACATCTGCGGCGGCTGCGAACGGATTCAGAAGACGCCCATTCCCTATTCCTACAGCCTGTTCCTGAAGAAATTCATCTTCCTCTACATCGTTTCCATGCCTTTCTGCTTCGTCCCGGATTTCCACTATTGGACGGCATTGATCACGACTCTGGTGTTCTACGTGCTGGCCAGCCTCGAACTGATCGCAGAGGAAATCGAGAACCCGTTCGGCGATGACGCGAACGATCTGCCGACCGACGACATCGCCGCGAACATCCGCATACGGGTGCGCGAACTCCTGGTTCATGGCGAAACCGGACACCGAAGATGA
- a CDS encoding heme biosynthesis HemY N-terminal domain-containing protein, which yields MRRLAILIAILALIAGAAYYLYGHFLAKGDPGYVIIGYGPWTLESSLVILAGALTLAFILFYAIIRLVIHALRLPRILRQRGGRKRSRQSQEALITGLIETAEGNWEKAEKTLIRHAADSGVPLINYLTAARAAHSRGAPEQRDEYLKLAHEAMPEAEIAIGLTRAELQLSDKQFDQALESLSQLNRIAPTHAAVLRLLHQAYAQMEDWEALRNLIPSLHTNKVMMEAEIKLLETETYSALLKQHAKSGDPSRLRKLWENIPGHIRKAAGIESLYFAAMIEAGAGWEIEPAVRASLDRDWNETLLVLYGCIPAPDAGQQLAQAETWLSRHGNDAVLLRVLGKLAVRAGQIEPALRYLEQSLSIEPSVEAYQLMGDLLLRQNDTAAACTCFRRGLLLASNEVVAQIEQNPSGESEPAGLETEALD from the coding sequence GTGAGAAGACTCGCCATCCTGATCGCGATTCTGGCGCTGATCGCCGGAGCGGCGTATTACCTTTACGGCCATTTCCTGGCGAAGGGCGATCCCGGCTACGTGATCATCGGTTACGGACCGTGGACCCTGGAATCGTCGCTGGTGATCCTCGCCGGAGCGCTCACGCTGGCCTTTATCCTGTTCTACGCCATCATCCGCCTGGTCATCCATGCCTTGCGGCTGCCGCGGATACTCAGGCAGCGCGGCGGCAGGAAGCGCAGCCGGCAGTCGCAGGAGGCGCTCATCACGGGCCTGATCGAAACCGCCGAGGGCAACTGGGAAAAGGCCGAGAAGACGCTCATCCGCCACGCCGCCGACAGCGGCGTTCCGCTGATCAATTACCTGACCGCGGCCCGGGCGGCGCATTCGCGCGGCGCGCCCGAGCAGCGCGATGAATATCTCAAACTGGCCCATGAAGCCATGCCCGAGGCGGAGATCGCCATCGGCCTCACCCGCGCGGAACTGCAACTCTCGGACAAACAGTTCGACCAGGCGCTGGAATCGCTCTCGCAGCTCAACCGGATCGCCCCCACCCACGCCGCCGTCCTGAGGCTGCTCCACCAAGCCTACGCCCAGATGGAAGACTGGGAAGCCTTGCGCAATCTCATCCCCAGCCTCCACACCAACAAGGTCATGATGGAGGCGGAGATCAAGCTGCTGGAGACCGAGACCTACAGCGCCCTGCTGAAGCAGCATGCGAAATCCGGCGATCCCTCCCGCCTGCGGAAGCTTTGGGAAAACATCCCCGGCCACATCCGCAAGGCAGCCGGTATCGAATCGCTGTATTTCGCGGCCATGATCGAGGCCGGCGCCGGGTGGGAGATCGAACCCGCCGTGCGCGCCAGCCTGGACCGCGACTGGAACGAGACCCTGCTGGTGCTGTACGGCTGCATCCCGGCCCCCGATGCCGGACAGCAACTTGCCCAGGCCGAGACATGGCTGAGCCGGCATGGCAACGACGCCGTGCTGCTGCGGGTGCTTGGCAAACTTGCCGTGCGTGCCGGACAGATCGAACCCGCCCTGCGCTATCTGGAACAGAGTCTGAGCATCGAGCCGAGCGTCGAAGCCTACCAGCTCATGGGCGACCTGCTTCTGCGGCAAAACGACACGGCGGCGGCCTGCACATGTTTCCGCCGCGGGCTGCTGCTGGCCTCGAACGAAGTCGTCGCCCAGATCGAACAGAATCCCAGCGGCGAATCCGAACCCGCCGGCCTGGAAACCGAGGCGCTGGACTGA
- a CDS encoding class I SAM-dependent methyltransferase, whose product MQLEHILRSYARYAPVYDHTFGWLLNFRGRSLAAHLTNRRPGRILEVGVGTGISLPFYRKEHQVHGIDISPHMLERARKRVHRKNLNHVARLEIMDAREMTFPDDYFDAVVAAYVMSVVPEPQRVLREIERVCKPGGDVIIVNHFAADKGGARRHFEALLSPLSHKLGWRPDMPMDEILAHTSLHEVRRQTLPPMGLFTLLHLRKGAPEPAAPATQ is encoded by the coding sequence GTGCAACTGGAACACATCTTGAGGTCCTATGCGCGCTACGCGCCGGTCTACGATCACACTTTCGGCTGGCTTTTGAACTTTCGCGGCCGCTCGCTCGCCGCGCACCTCACCAACCGCCGTCCCGGTCGCATCCTGGAGGTAGGCGTAGGCACCGGCATCAGTCTGCCGTTCTACCGCAAGGAACACCAGGTACATGGCATCGACATCTCCCCCCATATGTTGGAACGCGCCCGCAAGCGGGTGCACCGCAAGAACCTGAATCATGTGGCCCGGCTCGAAATCATGGACGCGCGCGAGATGACATTCCCCGACGACTATTTCGATGCCGTCGTCGCCGCTTATGTGATGTCGGTGGTGCCCGAACCGCAACGGGTGCTGCGCGAAATCGAGCGTGTCTGCAAACCCGGCGGGGACGTCATCATCGTCAACCACTTCGCGGCGGACAAGGGGGGCGCCCGCCGGCATTTCGAAGCCCTGCTGTCCCCTCTGTCCCACAAACTCGGCTGGCGTCCCGACATGCCGATGGACGAGATTCTGGCCCACACCTCGCTGCATGAAGTCCGCCGGCAGACACTGCCGCCGATGGGGCTGTTCACCCTCCTGCATCTTAGGAAAGGCGCCCCGGAGCCGGCTGCTCCAGCGACCCAGTAA
- a CDS encoding DUF2288 domain-containing protein, with protein sequence MIEHDASLYAKLNQDAGKLTWPEMQPHFARGAVIRVAPELDLIEVGAVMATDETEILSRWIRDGRVGRATEVEARDWNERGPLFWAVVIAPWVLVQEIPPRRE encoded by the coding sequence ATGATCGAACACGACGCTTCGCTCTACGCGAAACTGAACCAGGACGCCGGCAAACTCACCTGGCCCGAAATGCAGCCGCACTTCGCACGCGGAGCGGTCATCCGGGTGGCTCCCGAACTGGATCTCATCGAGGTCGGCGCCGTCATGGCCACCGACGAGACGGAAATCTTGTCCCGCTGGATTCGAGACGGCCGGGTAGGGCGCGCGACCGAAGTGGAAGCACGGGACTGGAATGAACGCGGCCCGCTGTTCTGGGCCGTGGTGATCGCCCCCTGGGTTCTCGTGCAGGAAATTCCTCCCCGCCGAGAATGA
- the moaD gene encoding molybdopterin converting factor subunit 1 encodes MTIRVRYFASLRERMGRAEERLIFENLSCVADVWKAVYEGRPLPENVLCAVNMEYAQADTPVRDGDEVAFFPPVTGG; translated from the coding sequence ATGACGATCCGCGTCCGATATTTCGCCAGCCTGAGAGAAAGGATGGGTCGTGCCGAAGAACGGCTCATCTTTGAAAACCTGTCCTGCGTCGCCGACGTGTGGAAAGCCGTCTACGAGGGCCGCCCCTTGCCCGAAAACGTTCTGTGCGCGGTGAACATGGAATATGCCCAAGCCGATACGCCGGTCAGGGACGGCGATGAAGTGGCCTTTTTTCCGCCGGTCACGGGAGGTTGA
- a CDS encoding molybdenum cofactor biosynthesis protein MoaE — protein sequence MRIEVRTGAFDPLAELSRYREESTAAERLGATAIFIGTMRDYNEGQPVRKMMLEHYPGMTERQLQCIVDEARARWPFDDALVIHRVGDLFPADPIVLVAVWSSHRGTAFDACRQILEELKHRAPFWKKETLEQGARWVETNSDGYTPRPIPPTSRTR from the coding sequence ATGCGGATCGAAGTGCGCACCGGCGCTTTCGACCCTCTCGCCGAACTTTCCCGCTACCGGGAAGAGTCCACGGCCGCGGAACGGCTTGGCGCGACGGCGATATTCATCGGCACCATGCGCGACTACAACGAGGGACAACCGGTTCGAAAGATGATGCTTGAGCACTATCCCGGCATGACCGAACGGCAGTTGCAATGCATCGTCGACGAAGCCAGGGCCCGCTGGCCGTTCGACGACGCCCTGGTGATTCACCGGGTAGGCGACCTGTTTCCCGCCGACCCCATCGTCCTGGTCGCCGTCTGGTCCTCTCACCGCGGAACCGCCTTCGATGCCTGCCGCCAAATTCTGGAAGAACTCAAGCACCGAGCCCCCTTCTGGAAAAAGGAAACCCTGGAACAAGGTGCGCGCTGGGTGGAAACGAATTCCGACGGTTACACCCCCCGACCGATCCCGCCGACCTCTCGCACTCGATGA
- a CDS encoding disulfide bond formation protein B, whose translation MTIPSARICFVLGFLFCALLLAMALYFQFSGGLEPCPLCISQRIMVLAVALVFLAAALHHPGAAGIRAYAVLGTVMALGGASVSARHVWLMHLPPEEVPECGPGLSYMLRNFPLGDTLKAMLSGTGDCAKVDWTFLGLSMPAWVLICFLGLGAFSLLQWWNAER comes from the coding sequence ATGACCATTCCCAGCGCCCGCATCTGCTTCGTTCTCGGCTTCCTGTTCTGCGCCTTGCTGTTGGCCATGGCGCTTTACTTCCAGTTCTCCGGCGGACTGGAACCCTGCCCCTTATGCATCTCGCAGCGCATCATGGTGCTGGCCGTCGCACTGGTTTTTCTGGCCGCGGCGCTCCATCATCCGGGCGCGGCCGGAATCCGGGCGTACGCCGTTCTGGGCACGGTCATGGCCTTGGGCGGCGCCTCGGTTTCGGCCCGCCATGTCTGGCTGATGCATCTCCCGCCGGAGGAGGTCCCCGAATGCGGTCCTGGCCTGAGCTACATGCTCCGGAATTTCCCGCTCGGCGACACCCTCAAGGCGATGCTGAGCGGCACCGGCGATTGCGCCAAGGTGGACTGGACTTTCCTCGGTCTGAGCATGCCCGCCTGGGTCCTGATTTGTTTCCTCGGCCTGGGCGCGTTCAGTTTGCTGCAATGGTGGAACGCCGAGCGCTGA
- the minC gene encoding septum site-determining protein MinC, with amino-acid sequence MLDSSQAHDTPFEIRAGSFNLPVLKLISDNADAIADLLAARVRQAPDFFRHAPVILDLHELAGRDQVPDFDALLEVLRESGLTPVGVRGGDAEQNAAADAAGLALLSEGKHHESHPAAPAAPAVEHSQPVHEAVRPARPGTKIIDQPIRSGQRVYANDGDLVVIATVSPGAELMADGNIHVYGSLRGRAMAGVKGDLDARIFCMDLQAELIAIGGHYKISENLDGAVRGRPVQIMLRDNALIIQNL; translated from the coding sequence ATGCTCGACTCATCGCAAGCCCACGACACACCTTTCGAAATCCGCGCGGGCTCGTTCAATCTGCCCGTGCTCAAGCTGATCAGCGACAACGCGGATGCCATCGCCGACCTGCTAGCGGCCCGGGTCCGGCAGGCCCCGGACTTCTTCCGGCATGCACCGGTCATTCTCGATCTGCACGAATTGGCCGGACGCGATCAGGTCCCCGACTTTGACGCCCTGCTGGAAGTCCTTCGCGAAAGCGGGCTGACGCCGGTGGGCGTCCGCGGCGGCGATGCGGAGCAGAACGCGGCGGCCGACGCGGCGGGCCTGGCGCTGCTGTCCGAAGGCAAGCATCACGAATCGCACCCGGCTGCGCCCGCCGCGCCGGCGGTCGAACACTCTCAGCCTGTCCACGAGGCGGTTCGCCCCGCCCGTCCGGGCACAAAAATCATCGACCAGCCGATCCGGTCGGGACAGCGGGTCTACGCGAACGACGGCGATCTGGTGGTGATCGCCACGGTAAGCCCGGGTGCGGAGCTGATGGCCGACGGCAACATCCATGTCTACGGCTCCCTCCGCGGCCGCGCCATGGCGGGCGTCAAGGGCGACCTCGACGCCCGCATCTTCTGCATGGATCTTCAGGCCGAGCTGATCGCCATCGGCGGCCACTACAAGATCAGCGAGAACCTCGACGGCGCCGTGCGCGGCAGGCCGGTACAGATCATGCTGCGGGACAATGCGCTGATCATCCAGAATTTATGA